The genomic stretch ttggataatttccatggaggtgtggccctgcccatccagcatgggccttgattagtttcctagagcactatataagctcagacagaaggagcaagcttgctacagtcaagagggacactttgaagaatgcacagctgctgagagagtagctgcagcttacagagacattttggagatagcctttgaaagcagacttttgctccagagaagctaagagaggacaaacaccccaagagcaactgagactgacattttggaggagctgcagcctagagaagaacgtcctgggagaaagctattttgaaaccagaacttggagcagacaccagccacgtgccttcccagctaacagaggttttctggacgccattggccatcctccagtgaaggtacccttggacactttatggccttaagactgtaactgtgtaaccaaataaacccctttataaaagccaatccatttctggtgttttgcattccagcagcattagcaaactagaacactgtcttAGGAGTATTCTTAACCTCCACATAGCATAAACTCAGATATGTAGCAGAGGCCAATTAAATACCAGCATGTAGTTAATACATGCTAAATGAGGCTGGATGGGGAGAGGAAGTAGCCAGGACAAAGGCTGACCCCCAGAGTCCAACATATGCCTTCTGTTAGGCTGGCGTTTCTCAAccttgacattttggaccagataattctgtTTTGGGGAGATGACCTGTGCATTATAGTATTATATGTTACCTGGCTTCTGCTAAATAGATGATAGTAGCACACAtgagtgcatgcacacacacacacacaccccacagtgacaaccaaaaatgcctccagacatgGTTAAATGTCTTCCTGTGGGACAAAATCATCCCTGGTTGAGAACTTTGGCCTTAAATCCACCTCCATTGCTTTCCTTTAAATACCAGATTCTGGTCTGGGTGGCAGAAGGAAATGCTTGGACAAAAGAGAGCAGAATTATGTTGTAatgtaaagagagaaaacacaattaTAGTTAAACTCTGATGACTACTTTgtacaaatttatttatattcaccAATCTCCATTATTCTAATAAAACAATTTGTAAAACAAATTTGCACATACTGCaggatggaaagagaaaaagaaatagaaagagtaGTATTTATTGGGTGTGGTTGAGCAATATTGTGGGTGAACTGTTTACTTTGATTTGGAAGCAGCCTTTGTGGTCTCAGGCTTGAAGCGGCTAGACAAGTCCCTCAGTTCCATGACCATGTAACCAAGGAGAACTCTCACATCCTCCATGTGTTTGAGAAGAATGCCCATCTGGTGATGGAGGTGAGGGTCTGGCCCTTCCAGACGAAAGGAGAAACACGGATCCTGAGAAGGAGGGGTGGGCAGAGGAGGCAGAGGCCCTGGAGGCTCTGTAGGAGTAGTTTCTGGAGCAGCGGGTTTCTGAGGAGCTGGATTCAAGGTAGGGGATGCAGCAGATTTGGAGGGACCTGGATTATGGGGAAGGAGGCACATGCAAGAGTGAAAACTGACTCTAGCCCGCCCTCATCTCCCTGGTCAATCTTTCTTGTTCTCTGGGAATGGCTGTGGGGCCCAATGACAGCAGGGGCTTGAGGACTCTTGTCTCCCTTCTGATCCAAATTTGAATCTGAAGCTTGACTACCTCTGCTTGAAAATCCTCAGTGATGAGACCTCATTATTAGACAGTGATAACTATTAGCCAATTCCTCTTCTATCCAGGCAGAATCTAATTCCCTGCAGCATGAATTTGTAACTGGCTAGTTCAGCTTCTTCATTTTATATGACATTAGTCTAATTCATTGTCCTCATGTCAGCTTTCATATTTTGGGGGATACCTGCTGGCCCCCTGAGTCACCTTCTCTTCTGGATGAACATCCCTAGTTCCTTCCACTATTTTTCATATGACATGTCTTCCAGCCCCCTCATCACCCTGGACACCTTCTCTGGGTGTGTTTCAGGTCAAGTGCAGCCTTCTCAGTTGGGACTCCCAGAATTGAACACAGACTCCAGAGTACCCCATCCTCTTTCTTCATATTATATGCTTATAAATGCCCAGAGATTATGTTGGGAGCATAGTATCTGTAGGGGACAACTGGAACTGGCTCAGGACTTGGTTTGATGAGTTATATACAATGGTCCAAAGGGAAAAGTCTCCATTTCCACCATCAGGGACTCTGGCTTGTTGTTCTCACTTCCTCTGTCCCTTCTTAGCCTGCTAACACCAAACTCCAGCTCACGGGACCAATAATCCTAACCCCTCCACTCTTCAAACACACCAAACCAACACATAATATCAATAAACGTTAACTCACCCTGCACCCTGATCTCCAGCTGAGGGCTCTGTTTCCAAACCTGGTTGTCTTCAGTGGCTGCCTCACACCAGTAGGACCCAGAGTGCTCCTCTGAAGCTGTGGGGACCTGGAATTCTGAGGAGAGGTCCTTGCTGCGTACTGTCCTACCATCCTtgtagaaggagaagaggaggcgGGTGGCTGACCTCTGCAGGGGCAGCTTTGTCTGACAGCTCAGGGTAACTGGACCTCCCTCGTGAGGCTCAGCTGAGGGCGTGGCTTTGAGTACTGGGGCTGGAAACAATTCTGGGAGAGAAATAGATGAGAAAGAAGAGCTCAGCCATCCTACATTCAGGTGGACCCATGATAGGCAAAGAAACCTGGTCAcacttcccctctctctctctctctctgtctctctctctctctcttcccaagTAGATCAGAATAAAAAAGATCCAGAGATGAGCAAATCTGAGAATAGTCCAGATACCCAATCAGTGATCTCAGGGAAACATAGGTCTTGGCTAGTGGGAAACAAGCTGGACTCTGAATAGGGCTGAATAACTCAAAAAGGCAATGCTGTGGTCCCACTACTCTTCAAGCCCAACTCGGGTATTGCCAGCAACCTGCTTGAGCCTTCAATGATCTTGCCACCTCCAATCAAGGAGAAACAATTTTGGGCTCCTTGTCTCTCCCACCTGGCTCTAGTTCTTACCTTGGACTGTGATGGTCACGGCAGATGCTTTTTCTGGGCTCCCAGGGCCTGGGCTTCTGAAGATGCCACTGCAGTGGTAGAGCCCACTGTCTGCCTCTTGCACAACAGCGATGGAGAATTCCTTGTTGGGTCCAGGGGGACCAAGGGCCAAGCCGTCTCGGTAGAAGGTGACCTGGGACAGTGGCCAGTCTTGCCAGGCACGGCAGTGCAGAACCAGTGGATCCCCTTCAAACACAGGTTTGGCTGGGCCTTGGAGGATCAGCCAGTCTGTGGCCAAAGGCAAGAGCTAAGTATCACCCACTGCCTCCCTTGGGAGCTCCCCTAGTACTGCCCACACACAGATACCCTCCCCTCTCCCTAAGCTTTCTCTGAGGGCCCAGGCAACTCTCATCCCTGCTGTTTCTTCCCATGGCCAGTTTCCTGGGGCCACCTTCCTAAGTGGACTGTGGGGCTGGAAGGAAGGGTTTGGGAACAAGAGAAAAAGCAGTGGTCAGGCCTGCCTGGGACCTCACCATAGGACACAATCAGATGGAAAGGTTCACTGAAAGTGTAGCCCTTGACCTCGAAACCAGCTTCTCTTGCACCTTCGTCGGTGTCCTCAGTGCTGACAGATCCAGGGGCTGTGACACTTTCACACTGCAGTGACTCAAAACTGGCAGCTGAAGAGGGTACGGCCCAGGGAGAACCAGGAAATGATGCTGCTGGGACTTGGAGAAAAAGGACAAGGGATTGCTCTCTAAGAAGATTCCTCCCTTCCTAGAGGAACCATCTTTTCTAGAGGGAGAGCAGGAAAACCCAAAACTTTTTCTCCAAGAGACTCATTTGTGTCTCTCCAAGAGAAGGTTTCATCCTTGTTCACTGATGTTTTGGTCCATTCAGTGAATGGACTATGgtctggggaagagggaggggagaaTGGTGAACTCACCAGCATGACATCCAGCTGCTGGTGCAGGAAACCAGAGGCCAAATTCGAGGATGACCCCAGAGCAGGCGGACATAGgacaggaggaaaaggaagacgATTCAGATTCTAGTATTCTTTGGGTCtgtaccatgtgccagacactgctagGCACTTTCAcccattatcttatttaatctttacaaacttcccaggtacttgatttcaTTCCTATTTTATACATCCTAAAGAAACGGTCTTAGAAAAGTAGATTAACTTACCCAAATTTCCATCAGAGAGTAAGGAGTGGAGCAAGAAAGTCATCTGGGTCCAAAATCAGTGTTCTTTTCACTCCCCTTCAGACATGATCTACTTCAGTCCTCAGACTTTCCTTGGGGTCTCTCTTTCCCAAAACTCACTGGGCTCTTCAGCCTTGGATATGTTATCTACCACACAGCTTTCAGTACCTGGCTGTGTCTCTCCTCTTTCATTGCTCCCCCTTTCAGTTCTTCATTTTTCAGACATCTCTACTTCGGTGTCCTTTGTCCCTTGAACCTTCCCTGGCAATGTCCCCTTTCTATGTCCTTCCATCTACCCCCAAACCCTGTTCTCCCAGTCTATACTGGCACTTTGCCTTTGGATTGAGACTCCGAGTTACAGATTTCTTACCACCTCCCTTCAACCAAACTTAACTTACATGATTGACACAGGCAAAAAAGAGTGCCCTTCCCGTGACTGTTCCTTGTCCTCCTTAATCCCTCTACCCATCTTCTAGCTCCATGGTCACTTCACATGAGCTCACTTCTTCACTCCATCTTTTACCGCCCCACTTGCCTTTATTCCTTCTGCCCTCAATGGTCCAGTACTCTTCTTTGACCCTGTAACACCAAGGCCCATCCCTACTTCCTAATTCTCATCACATCTGTACCAGCTACTTTCTTTAGATGCTCCCTAAGCTCCCGTCACTACTCTGCTACCTCTTTTCAGTTCCTCAACTATTACTCACCTGGACTCagccttctctcctttttttttttttttttttttttaacctttttaaaataaaatcttgttgGGTTACTTCTACATATCAATAAACTTTGTGTGGTGGGTGttataattctcattttacaaatcagaaaactaaagctcagagataTAAAAATGATTTGTCCAAAGTAGAAGAGGCACTTGCAACCAGAGTTTATGATTCCAACTCGAGTTTTGGACATAATATCACTGTTGTATCTTAATACAGTCACCTAGTCCTGTTTCTATGAGTTCAATAAAACAGTTCAACAAAATTATTGGGCAGGAACAATACAGGTGCCAAGAgttcaaagataaataagacaaggttaaaacaaacaaacaaaagcattttCCCTGCTCACAACTAGCTTTCAGTTTAGTGGAAGACATAGGCATATAAAGAGACTCTTTCAGCATGAGTCCAGCAGGATGAGAACTAAAAAGTGTGCAATGGCCCAACCAATATAGGTTCACTGCATCCTGGGCAAAACTGATCCAGTGGGAAGCCAGGTGCAAGCATTGAAGAGTGAGAGAGGTGAGAAAGTGGAGTTAGCAAGTAGACTACTCATTCAAGAAACTTGtctgagaaaaggaagaaaggagttgAGATTGTAGCTAGGGAGGGCATCATAGTCATAAGGAACTTGAAGAACCTTATAGTCAAAAAGCTGTTCAATCCTGCCCACCAAACTCTTTATCTTTAACTTTCACATTCCCACCTCAACCCTGCTTCTTTGGAGGGCCAAAGTTAggtcatgtttcttttctttggatCCTTTCTCCAAAGTAAGGCATATCTTCATTCCCATGTCAACATTCAAACATGTCACTTACCCAGTAGCACTTGGGCTGCCCACAGCATCGCAGGGGAAAGGTAGGGAGCCCAGAAGGTGAGGACACAGCCCAGCTTCATGGTGACTGTTTGGGTCTCTTGCAACCTCCAACACACTGATTTTCTTCAACATGAAACCTCTCAAATTAGAAAAGAGGAAGTAAATTTAACTGTCTCATCTCCTAGCATCTGGGGCCTGTTTTCAAATTTATGAttggttttcatcatccaaaTTTGGCCAGGTCGGTTCTAGCATCATCTGTATCCTTAGAGTTAAGGATGAAATGATAGCACTCTCAATTGTTCAAGAATCACCTCACAGAGCTGGAGACACTTTAAAGCTTATAACTGTCTGAAACCCAACTGGCCTTCACATACCATCTGGGAAAGCTCAGCACAACAACCGTCCATTTCACTGGTTAAGCAGCTGAGGACAGGAGGCAGAAAATTGCTTAAAGGCTGCAGAGCAAATCACTGAGAGAGCAATGGTGAGAATTTAAGTGTTCTATCCCATCTTGCTCTAAGCTTTACATGTTTCTAGTGACCAGTATGTAGCAAAACAGAAGGAGAAGATTAGTAATGGAATCAAGTCAGAGATCAGATTAGTCCCTTATAGGCTCCAATCACCCAAAGCCTGTACAAATTTGTAAACAAATCTCTCTAGACCCATGTCTCAGCTCTCTGTTTTTGTAGCACGACTAAGGTTATTCCATCTCAGTGGAAATCTGAGTACAAGGCAGAGTCCCTTGGGAAAGagcagaggaaaaaagaaaattgatttcCAGAGGACCCAGCAGTAAGCCCAGGGCTCAAGCTCACGGCCAAAGCTCTAGCTGCTGAGCCTGAGGAAATTAGACACCAGAGGCATCCTATAGCTTGAGAAACCTGAGGAGACTCAGAAATAGGGGCGATGTGGAGGCCACAGCATCTCTCTTTAGCTCTATGTGGCCTTATCAGAACCAATGTCCTTGCCTTCAAATGTTTCCTGTTAGATTGAGGCCTCCTCAATGGCAGGGCATATGACTATTTTCAAAGTGATCACACTCCTTCCCCATCTATAATCATAACACCCACCAGTCTCCCAGTTGGTTATTTAGAGATGTCTAAAAATGGCATGAACAGGAACCATCAGAAATGGGGGGAAGCAGTCCTGCATGAAGCAGAGAGAGGGACAGCACGAACCTTCAGCTGCTCAGAAACCGCAGATCAGAGCAGACACATAGCAACATGGGCATGAGAGTGGATATTTCTCAAACTAAAATAAGCACTTAGAATAAATTTTCCACTATCTGAGAGGCATATGTTTTTATGTGGGTGGCCCCAGGGAATCTGGGGGATGCTGAATATGGGTGTGGGGGAGGCAGTGAGGCGGTGAGGCGATGAACCTTGCAGCTGATGTGATATGAAAGACCCAGCAGCCTCAGAAGAGGAAGACAAGCCTAAGTCAGCCCTAGTCAAAATTAAGCAGATGAAATGTGTTTAGAGTGACCTCTACCCCAAGACTATTTGTTATCACTCCCATAGAATCTCAGGGTTTGATGTGTCTTTAAGGGACTTCTAAACCAACCACAAAATCTTTCCCTTCAAGCCACCCCTCTCTTTAACTGCTCTACCATGGTACCTTATCTGGTTAGTGGCCCTTCTCTGTACAATCTGCACAAACATCCACAGGACCCCACTCTCAATACAGAAAGCAAGAGGGGCTCTGAAGATATGAACTGAAAccatcatatattttatatttatattcccaCTAAGGCTCTGAGAAATTTTACTCACTTGTAAGCCTGTTCAGTGAACTATTTAGGATACATGTGATttactggggggaaaaaaaaaaactaacttggGTTTGCTGTGTGCTTGTAGAGACTGAGAGTCAATTCATGGAGTTAGTTATACCATCAGGACCACCTCATGATACTCCAGGGAGATGGGGCAAGTCCTTGCCTTCATCCCATCCTGAGACCAGTGAGATCTTTGAAGCTACCCCCAGCTGCTCTTGGCTTGTCACTAGGGGgccaatgctttttttttaaatttttaattgagtagattaaagaaagaatataaaagataTGGAGATATATAGAATAATGATGCAATGTATACTCTTGTACCCTCACCCAgtttaagaaatagaatattaccaTTATCCCTGAAGTACCATAAGGTCCCgtgactgattacatcctctTACCTTCCCATAAAAACCAACCACAGTCCTGATCTTATATTTTTTACTCtttatattttacagttttattaattttgcattttcttgaattttatataaatggaagcatactgTATTTACCGTTAGAAActtgttggttttattttaacTCACCATTACTTTCTTGAGGTTCAACTTGATGTTCTGTGTAGCTGTAGATCATTGATTTTCACTGCCATGAAGAATTCTATCACGTGATTATGCCACAAATTATTCTACTGacaatggacatttgagttgtttttggtattttgctATTAAAAACTGTATCTATACTCATACTTGTAGGTAAAAGAATTTCTCTAAGATATGTACATGAGTGGAAACATATTGACTTACAGAGTTCTTTATATCCTAAATATAAATTCTTTGTCAATTGTgttgtaaatatatttcttttcccaATTTGTGTTGCAAATATCTTTCAGTTTGTGAtgtgtcttttcactttatttacgTGTCTCTAAagatagctttattgagatataatgaCAAATGTAAGATGCACATATTTAAATTGTATAATTTCATGAGTTTTAACTTATGTACACACATtagaaaccatcaccacaatcaagataacaAACATATCCATCATGCCTGAAAATTTCCTTATGCCCTTTGtattcccttcctccccacccaccctcctcGGGCAACAACTAATCTGTTTTATGTCACTATAATTTAgattgcattttctagaattttatataaatgggattgtatggcatgtgcttttctttatctgatttcatttattcagcataattattttcagATTTGTACGTGTTGGGTCTATCAATAGCTTGTTCTATTTTATTGtggagtaatattccattgtatggctataccatattttgtttatccatttacctgttgatggacatttagattgtttcccaTAATGGCTACtattatgaacattcatgtacaagttgtTGTGTAGAcacaggttttcatttctcttgagtaaatacttGGGAATGTGATGGCTGGATAATATAAGTGTGGGTATATTTTTAGGTAggtgtatttttaactttttaagaaactgctgaactgattttccaaagtggttgtgccattttacaatcccaccagagTTCCAGTTGTTagacatccttgccaatactcgGTATGGTGAGTCTTTTTAACGTTAGTTATTCCAGCAGGTGTGTAGTgctatctcattttggttttaatttgcttttccttaatgactaatgatgagcatcttttcatctacTTATTTACTATCTGTATATGTTCTTTGGTAAAATACCTATTCAAATCTTTTCTCGTTTTGAaaaattgtgttttcttattattattaagttGTAAGAGATTGTTCTCTTTAAATAATTAGTCTAGATACATatcctttgcaaatattttctcccaatctgtggcttgtttttttcatttttttatcattgtcttttgaaaagcaaatgttttaaatacttttgaagtccaatttttcaatgttttctatTATAGCTCATGGTTTTCCTGCCCTCTATAAGAAATCTCTGCCAAACCTAAGGTCACTAACATTTTCTGCTaatttcttctgggagttttatagttttagcgcTGGCATTTACATACATGATCCATTTCTAGTTAActtttgcatatggtatgagtTAAGggttgatgctattgtaaatggtatttttttaaattcagtttctgatttttcattgttggtctgtaaaattacaattaatttttgtatactgatTTTGTAAGCTTACTGAACTCAATTATTAGCTATACCTGTACTTgtgtagattccttgggattttctatgtagaccaTCACATTATCTGAAAAcacaaaaagttttaatttttcttttccaatctttatgctttttatttcttgttttattgcagtggctaaaacttccagcactatgttgaatgaGAGTAGTGAGCACAGacatcctttccttgtttctgatcCTAGGGAAAAGCAGGCAGACTTTCACCAGTAAATATGATGTTCGTGTTACTGAACTGCTTGCTGCCTGATGTGCACAGAGGCCAAGATTATGACATCAGGATTTTGAGAGAAGAGTTTTATTGCGAGGTCAACTAGCGAGGAGACAGAAGGCAGGGGTCAAATCTGTCCCCAGATCTGAGAGTTAAGGAAGACTTGATGGTAATGGGAGGTGAGAGATGGGGACAGAACTGCGGAGGTTTGACTTGGCATACCCAACTGGTTATAGAGTTGTCCATATGTGGTACACTGGATTTTAGGCTGGATTTTCCTTATTGAAGGACCTCTCACATTTGATTTGCTTCCGATGTCTCATTGTCCTCCTAATCTTGGTTCCGAGGGAGGTGGCCTTTGTTCCTGGTGTCTCAAGGGTCGTCTAAAGGATAAGAGTCTGTGTTTTCTGTGCATGCTCGGGTTATATGATCTGTGTTGAATAAGTTCGGAACAGGTTACAGGGAACAGAGGACATCCCCACTAGCTGTGTATTTTTCACTTAGTCCTTTATCAAAGGaggtttccttctgttcctagtttgctgagagtttgtATCATAAATGGATGttgacttttgtcaaatgcttttactgCATTTATTCAAGTGAtcatatgcttttttctttttagtctcttaaTACAGTATAAAACAGTGCAGAAATTTCAACATTAACTACAGTACAATTCAATTGTGACTCTAGCTACCCAGAGTTCAGCCAGACTCCACAGGTTAAACACAATCATGTACAAGTTTGCCCTgcagaaaccagccacaaatttaggggcccaggccacctgcacttttgaccaactggctacaaattcagggaTTCTGACCACAATCTCATGTTTGATAATTTGTTGGAGCAACTGACAGAACTCACTGGAAGTGCTATGCTTACTATTATAGTTTTATCACA from Choloepus didactylus isolate mChoDid1 chromosome 2, mChoDid1.pri, whole genome shotgun sequence encodes the following:
- the FCRLA gene encoding Fc receptor-like A isoform X3, with product MKLGCVLTFWAPYLSPAMLWAAQVLLAGCHAVPAASFPGSPWAVPSSAASFESLQCESVTAPGSVSTEDTDEGAREAGFEVKGYTFSEPFHLIVSYDWLILQGPAKPVFEGDPLVLHCRAWQDWPLSQVTFYRDGLALGPPGPNKEFSIAVVQEADSGLYHCSGIFRSPGPGSPEKASAVTITVQELFPAPVLKATPSAEPHEGGPVTLSCQTKLPLQRSATRLLFSFYKDGRTVRSKDLSSEFQVPTASEEHSGSYWCEAATEDNQVWKQSPQLEIRVQGPSKSAASPTLNPAPQKPAAPETTPTEPPGPLPPLPTPPSQDPCFSFRLEGPDPHLHHQMGILLKHMEDVRVLLGYMVMELRDLSSRFKPETTKAASKSK
- the FCRLA gene encoding Fc receptor-like A isoform X5, with the translated sequence MTFLLHSLLSDGNLAGCHAVPAASFPGSPWAVPSSAASFESLQCESVTAPGSVSTEDTDEGAREAGFEVKGYTFSEPFHLIVSYDWLILQGPAKPVFEGDPLVLHCRAWQDWPLSQVTFYRDGLALGPPGPNKEFSIAVVQEADSGLYHCSGIFRSPGPGSPEKASAVTITVQELFPAPVLKATPSAEPHEGGPVTLSCQTKLPLQRSATRLLFSFYKDGRTVRSKDLSSEFQVPTASEEHSGSYWCEAATEDNQVWKQSPQLEIRVQGPSKSAASPTLNPAPQKPAAPETTPTEPPGPLPPLPTPPSQDPCFSFRLEGPDPHLHHQMGILLKHMEDVRVLLGYMVMELRDLSSRFKPETTKAASKSK
- the FCRLA gene encoding Fc receptor-like A isoform X4; the protein is MTFLLHSLLSDGNLAAGCHAVPAASFPGSPWAVPSSAASFESLQCESVTAPGSVSTEDTDEGAREAGFEVKGYTFSEPFHLIVSYDWLILQGPAKPVFEGDPLVLHCRAWQDWPLSQVTFYRDGLALGPPGPNKEFSIAVVQEADSGLYHCSGIFRSPGPGSPEKASAVTITVQELFPAPVLKATPSAEPHEGGPVTLSCQTKLPLQRSATRLLFSFYKDGRTVRSKDLSSEFQVPTASEEHSGSYWCEAATEDNQVWKQSPQLEIRVQGPSKSAASPTLNPAPQKPAAPETTPTEPPGPLPPLPTPPSQDPCFSFRLEGPDPHLHHQMGILLKHMEDVRVLLGYMVMELRDLSSRFKPETTKAASKSK
- the FCRLA gene encoding Fc receptor-like A isoform X6, which codes for MVQTQRILESESSSFSSCPMSACSGVILEFGLWFPAPAAGCHAVPAASFPGSPWAVPSSAASFESLQCESVTAPGSVSTEDTDEDWLILQGPAKPVFEGDPLVLHCRAWQDWPLSQVTFYRDGLALGPPGPNKEFSIAVVQEADSGLYHCSGIFRSPGPGSPEKASAVTITVQELFPAPVLKATPSAEPHEGGPVTLSCQTKLPLQRSATRLLFSFYKDGRTVRSKDLSSEFQVPTASEEHSGSYWCEAATEDNQVWKQSPQLEIRVQGPSKSAASPTLNPAPQKPAAPETTPTEPPGPLPPLPTPPSQDPCFSFRLEGPDPHLHHQMGILLKHMEDVRVLLGYMVMELRDLSSRFKPETTKAASKSK
- the FCRLA gene encoding Fc receptor-like A isoform X1; its protein translation is MVQTQRILESESSSFSSCPMSACSGVILEFGLWFPAPAAGCHAVPAASFPGSPWAVPSSAASFESLQCESVTAPGSVSTEDTDEGAREAGFEVKGYTFSEPFHLIVSYDWLILQGPAKPVFEGDPLVLHCRAWQDWPLSQVTFYRDGLALGPPGPNKEFSIAVVQEADSGLYHCSGIFRSPGPGSPEKASAVTITVQELFPAPVLKATPSAEPHEGGPVTLSCQTKLPLQRSATRLLFSFYKDGRTVRSKDLSSEFQVPTASEEHSGSYWCEAATEDNQVWKQSPQLEIRVQGPSKSAASPTLNPAPQKPAAPETTPTEPPGPLPPLPTPPSQDPCFSFRLEGPDPHLHHQMGILLKHMEDVRVLLGYMVMELRDLSSRFKPETTKAASKSK
- the FCRLA gene encoding Fc receptor-like A isoform X2, giving the protein MKLGCVLTFWAPYLSPAMLWAAQVLLAAGCHAVPAASFPGSPWAVPSSAASFESLQCESVTAPGSVSTEDTDEGAREAGFEVKGYTFSEPFHLIVSYDWLILQGPAKPVFEGDPLVLHCRAWQDWPLSQVTFYRDGLALGPPGPNKEFSIAVVQEADSGLYHCSGIFRSPGPGSPEKASAVTITVQELFPAPVLKATPSAEPHEGGPVTLSCQTKLPLQRSATRLLFSFYKDGRTVRSKDLSSEFQVPTASEEHSGSYWCEAATEDNQVWKQSPQLEIRVQGPSKSAASPTLNPAPQKPAAPETTPTEPPGPLPPLPTPPSQDPCFSFRLEGPDPHLHHQMGILLKHMEDVRVLLGYMVMELRDLSSRFKPETTKAASKSK